The following proteins come from a genomic window of Trichocoleus desertorum ATA4-8-CV12:
- a CDS encoding alpha/beta hydrolase produces MSLPLRNSRLKLSQGQIFWREIGQGDALVFLHGSWSDSSQWVPVIEQLGTEYHCFAPDLLGVGESERPNVHYSIELQVETLAEYLESLRLRQVYLIGHSLGAWVAASYALKYLDQVRGLVLLAPEGIQVQKVGRRWWGAKWLIARPPLLFWLLRSLQPFAPLLGLQKRVGRTLQWRKQLLQSPVACRLLFQRRRAEIQAEQLQGRLDWLKVPVIVLQSEQDAFAAKLLSQTYAELTPTANWRIVPQGGVELPLTAPTAVAQEIREFISSTSS; encoded by the coding sequence ATGTCTCTACCGCTGCGTAATTCTCGATTGAAGCTGTCTCAAGGGCAAATTTTCTGGCGTGAAATCGGTCAGGGAGATGCACTGGTGTTTCTGCATGGTTCTTGGAGTGACAGCAGCCAATGGGTGCCAGTGATTGAACAGTTAGGAACGGAGTACCACTGTTTTGCACCTGATCTGCTGGGGGTTGGGGAGTCGGAACGCCCTAATGTACACTACTCGATTGAGTTGCAAGTAGAGACGCTGGCGGAATATTTAGAGAGCTTGCGATTGCGGCAGGTGTATTTGATTGGTCATTCTCTGGGAGCCTGGGTGGCAGCGAGCTATGCCCTGAAGTATTTAGATCAGGTACGTGGCTTGGTGTTATTGGCTCCGGAAGGGATTCAGGTGCAAAAAGTGGGGCGGCGTTGGTGGGGGGCCAAGTGGTTGATAGCTCGACCGCCGCTATTATTTTGGTTACTGCGATCGCTACAGCCCTTTGCACCTCTATTAGGTCTTCAAAAGCGGGTAGGGCGCACTTTGCAATGGCGAAAACAGTTGCTGCAATCTCCTGTGGCCTGTCGCTTGCTATTTCAACGCCGACGGGCTGAGATCCAAGCAGAGCAATTGCAGGGAAGGCTTGATTGGCTCAAGGTTCCGGTCATAGTATTGCAAAGCGAACAAGATGCCTTTGCAGCTAAGCTGCTGAGCCAAACTTACGCTGAACTTACACCAACCGCAAATTGGCGGATTGTGCCGCAAGGTGGCGTAGAACTACCGCTCACAGCCCCAACAGCTGTTGCCCAAGAAATTCGGGAGTTCATCTCATCCACTTCTAGCTGA
- a CDS encoding NUDIX hydrolase yields the protein MRRSWHLIQTVLGLIFRHPIIGTSIIPLLPDGRIVLIRRQDNGKWGLPGGMVDWGEDIPKTVQRELAEETGLELVKIRRLVGVYSAPDRDPRIHSVCVVVEAEVQGTMQAQDTLEVIEVQAFAPDALPLGALSHDHDRQLKDYLKGLTTLA from the coding sequence ATGCGTCGATCCTGGCATCTGATTCAAACCGTCCTGGGATTGATCTTCCGGCACCCTATTATTGGCACTAGTATCATCCCACTCTTGCCCGATGGTCGAATTGTCCTGATTCGGCGGCAGGACAATGGAAAATGGGGATTACCCGGTGGCATGGTGGACTGGGGAGAAGATATTCCCAAGACAGTACAACGAGAGCTAGCAGAAGAAACGGGCCTAGAACTAGTCAAAATTCGACGGTTAGTGGGAGTTTATTCAGCACCCGATCGCGATCCCAGAATTCATTCAGTCTGCGTCGTAGTAGAAGCTGAAGTGCAAGGAACAATGCAGGCACAAGACACCCTAGAAGTGATAGAAGTGCAAGCTTTTGCCCCCGACGCTCTACCTTTAGGCGCGTTATCCCACGATCACGATCGCCAACTAAAAGACTATTTGAAGGGCCTGACGACATTGGCGTAA